The Roseibium salinum nucleotide sequence GTTGTCCCCTGCCCCGTCAAGCGCGATCGCTCCGGCCTCGGCCGCATAAGCCACCAATGTTCCCCGCTCCGGCGAGGGAGGCGCCAGACTGCTCCTGACAGATGCATTTTCGAGGGTGAGAGTATCCTTGCCGTCGGCGCTTGCAAACGGATCGTTCCGGCAGGAATCGAGAATGACGATCCGCAACTGGCGGGCCTTGTCGACCGCGGCCAGGATGTCGTCCAGAGAAACCGAGGTGTCGGCAACCCGCTGGCGGCTGGCGGCGTCGGCGTCGGCCGGCACCAGGAAGTTGGTGCCGCCGACCTCAATGCCATGCCCGGCGAAATAGACCAGAGCCACATCGGCCGTTTCCGATTCGAACTCGAACCGCTTCAAAAGGTCCTTGAACTCGTCAAGACCGATATCGAAATGCTCCGAAACTTCGAAGTCCAGCTTCTTCAGCGTCTCCGAAATGAGCTTGCCGTCATTGGTGGTGTTGTAGAGGTCTGGCGCATTCTGATAGTCGGCAATGCCGACGATCAGCGCCATTCGCCGTTCCGCAAAGGGATCGGTCGATGCATGGGCTGTGGCGGCAGTGACGATGCAGAGCATCAGGGCAAGCAGCAGACGGACTCTGCAGGCCCTGACAAGCCACAGACACGATTGGTGCCCGTTCGGGGCTTGTCGCGAACGCATGTGAAACCTGTCCCGGCTCAAAGTCGCTTTCAAGTACACACCCATATAATCATGTCAAAAGCCAACGAAGACAAGTGCCATTTCGTTACGGCAGTTCCGCAGAAAAGTACAGCCACGACATCTGCAGTGCGCCGCGCGGGCACCGGGCTGGGTCCCCAGCCTGGGGTTATGAAGACCTCTTTCGAAACTTGAGCAGCGTAAATAACCTGAGGGGCGGGACACTTTCCTCGATTTCAAGCTGCAGCCTGGTTCGTCCGAGGATCCGGGATCTTGGAAATTCGGGATTCCAGCCGAGCCGGTGGCCGAATTTCTTCAGTCCCTGCTCGAAGACCGACCACGGGCCCGTATCCGTGGAGAAATGATTGACGAGGATGACGGTCCCACCGGGTTTCGTGACGCGCTCAAGCTCCTGGACCACCTTGTCCGGGTCCGGGACGACGGTGATGACATACATGGCGACGACCACGTCGAAATGATTGTCGGGATAGGAGAGCCTGCCGGCATCCATTACCTGAAGGTCGTCGATATTGGGCCGATGGCTGACCTTCTTCCGGGCCTTCTTCAGCATTTCCTCGGAAATGTCGATGCCGGTTATCTTCAGGCGATCCTTGTAGAGTGGCAGCGACATGCCGGTGCCGACACCGGCCTCCAGAACGTGTCCGTCCAGTTCGTTCACGTGCCGGACTGCCGCGCGCCGTCCCCAGTAAAGCGGGATACGGAAGAACATGTCATAGACGGGCGCCCAACGGGCATAGGCTGCAAGAACCGCAGCATCATCGAGTTTGCGAACGATCTGACCGGGGTTATCGACCAAGCCGCCGATTTTCTGCCTCATCCTGCGAATGCGTGTCGATAGGGTGTCGGTCTGATTCATGCAGTGGCCATTTTGTTTTCGGGTCCTCTTATCAACTAGGTCCGGTCAGTGCGATGTTCAAACACATGAACGCGCAAAATGCGACCCCCGCCGATGGTTTCTTCGGTTCGACCCGGTTGAAATCACCTTTGAAAAGGTTCGCATATATCAAACGCCTTATGTGCGCATTTCGTTTCAGCGCGGCAGATGCGGCCCCGGGCGGCAAATAGCGTTTTGGGCATATGGTCGAGCCGCACGGAGGCGAAAAATGCCGGCGAAATGACCCCGCGCGCGCCGCCTGCGGCGCAGTAAACTCGCGAAATGCGGGTCAGGCGGAATCCAGGGTGTCAGCGCAAAGGTGGAACGCGAGATCCGCCCGGTTCCGGGCGGAAATCGATACCTCTCCGGCTTCAGCCCTTTACGCCTGAGGAGATCATCACCGCTTCGGTGACTTTCTTCTGGAACACCAGATAGGCGATGGCCACCGGCATGGCGCCGAGCAGGGCGACGGACATCAGCCGTGCATAATAGACGCCGAACGCGTCGTTGACCTGGGTGATCCCCACCGGGATCGTCATCCGGTTTTCGGTGGTGATCACCAGGAACGGCCAGAGGAACTGGTTCCAGGCCATGATGAAGGTGATGATGGCCAGGGCGGAGGTGATGCCCCAGTTCAGCGGCAGGTAGATCCTGAAGAGGAGCGTGTAATCGCCGCCGCCGTCTAGGACCACCGCCTCGCGCATCTCCTTCGGCACGGCGTCGAAGAACTGCTTGTAGACGATGATCACCACCGGAACGATGAGCTGTGGCAGGATGATGCCGGCCCATGTGTTAATCAGCCCCATGTCGTTCATCAGGATGAACTGGGTGACCACCAGCGCCTGGGAGGGCACCATGAAGCTCGCCAGAACCACGCCGTAGAGCAGGCGCCGCCCGGGAAAGCGCATCTGGGAAATGGCATAGGCGCACATCATGCCAGAGACGATGACCACAACCGTGATGATCACCGAGGTGCCGATCGAATTCCAGTACCAGTTGAGCAGCTGGGTGTTGAAGAGGACGTCGTAATAGGAGAACAGGTTGAATTCGTCCGGCACGACGCCGGCTTCCTGGCTCACCACCCGCTCCTCCGTCCGGATCGAGGTGATGAACGCCCAGTAGAGCGGGAAGATCCACAGCGCGGCGGCAAAGAGACTGCCGATCGCCAGCACCCAGTTTTCCAGTCTGCGCGATCGTTTCATCTCCTGCCTCCCGCCCGCAGGAGCTGAAACTGGAGGACGGAGACCACCATGATCACCACGAACAGGATGAGTGCGACGGCGGAGGCGTAGCCGCCGTGGTTCAGCTGGAAGGCCTCGCGGTAGACCATGAGCAGAAGGACATAGGACGAATTGAACGGTCCGCCCGAGGACAGCAGGTAGATCTGGTCGAAGATCTTCAGCTGAAGAATGAGTTGCAGCGTCAGCACCAAGGCCGTGACCGGCCAAAGCAGCGGCCAGGTAACCTTCCGGAACTGCTGCCAGCGGGTCGCGCCGTCCAGGGCGGCCGCCTCGTAGAAATCGCTGGAGATGTTGCGCAATCCGGCGATGAAGAGCAGGACGTTGAAGCCGTTGGTCCACCAGATGGTGACGGCCGCCACAGTCGGCATCACCCAATAGGGGTTCTTGAAGACGGGCACGGGCTTTCCGGTGAAGAAGGTGAAAACCGGCTGCAGCACACCGAACTGGAAGTCGAGCATCCAGGACCAGATCTGCGTGACCACCGAAACCGGCAGGATATAGGGCAGGAAGAACAGCGCCAGGATCAGCGCCTGTAGCCTACCCGTCAGCCGGGTGATCATCATCGCGATGGCAAGCGCCAGCACCGTCGTCGGCACGACGGTGAGCAGAACGAAATAGCCGTTGTTCTTCAAAGACGTATAGAAGAGGTTGTCGGTCAGGAGACGCTTGAAGTTGGCCAAACCCACCCACTCTCCGGGGCCGATCAGCGGCGCGTTGGTAAAGCTCAGCTCGACCATCCGGATGGTCGGATAGAGAAAGACCAGAGCGAAGGTCAGAACGAAAGGCGCAATCAGCGTCATGGCGACCGCCACTTCCTTGCGCCGATTGGTGATCATGGCCACGGTTGTCTACGTCCTTTTCCGTCTTGCCGTTCCCCGTGCCGCGCAGAACGCACTGCGCGGCACGGAATCGATGGGGCCGATGTCGCGGCTTATTGCAGTTTCGACTGCAGTTCGCTCTTGATCTGTTCTGCCGCCTGTGTTGGTTCCAGATAGCCGTGCATGGCCGGAGAAATGATGTTTATGGCCGCATCATAGGCCGGAGACGCCACCCCGGCGATCGGCGAGCGTGGATCATAGGCCGCGGTCTCGGCAAGAGACGAATAGGTCGCGTTCGGCTCCATCTGCTTGAACTCGTCGCTTGTGGCAACCGGCTTGTAGGCCGGGATGTGGCCGGCATCAGCCCAGGAGATCGCGTTCTTTTCCATCCAGCCGATGGCGGTCATGACGGCGGCGCGCTT carries:
- a CDS encoding class I SAM-dependent methyltransferase; the encoded protein is MVDNPGQIVRKLDDAAVLAAYARWAPVYDMFFRIPLYWGRRAAVRHVNELDGHVLEAGVGTGMSLPLYKDRLKITGIDISEEMLKKARKKVSHRPNIDDLQVMDAGRLSYPDNHFDVVVAMYVITVVPDPDKVVQELERVTKPGGTVILVNHFSTDTGPWSVFEQGLKKFGHRLGWNPEFPRSRILGRTRLQLEIEESVPPLRLFTLLKFRKRSS
- a CDS encoding caspase family protein, with product MALIVGIADYQNAPDLYNTTNDGKLISETLKKLDFEVSEHFDIGLDEFKDLLKRFEFESETADVALVYFAGHGIEVGGTNFLVPADADAASRQRVADTSVSLDDILAAVDKARQLRIVILDSCRNDPFASADGKDTLTLENASVRSSLAPPSPERGTLVAYAAEAGAIALDGAGDNSPFATALAQTLKTKDLEIGLAFRRVRDTVLKATGNAQEPHTYGSLSGQPYFLAGQSQEIN
- a CDS encoding carbohydrate ABC transporter permease — translated: MKRSRRLENWVLAIGSLFAAALWIFPLYWAFITSIRTEERVVSQEAGVVPDEFNLFSYYDVLFNTQLLNWYWNSIGTSVIITVVVIVSGMMCAYAISQMRFPGRRLLYGVVLASFMVPSQALVVTQFILMNDMGLINTWAGIILPQLIVPVVIIVYKQFFDAVPKEMREAVVLDGGGDYTLLFRIYLPLNWGITSALAIITFIMAWNQFLWPFLVITTENRMTIPVGITQVNDAFGVYYARLMSVALLGAMPVAIAYLVFQKKVTEAVMISSGVKG
- a CDS encoding carbohydrate ABC transporter permease is translated as MITNRRKEVAVAMTLIAPFVLTFALVFLYPTIRMVELSFTNAPLIGPGEWVGLANFKRLLTDNLFYTSLKNNGYFVLLTVVPTTVLALAIAMMITRLTGRLQALILALFFLPYILPVSVVTQIWSWMLDFQFGVLQPVFTFFTGKPVPVFKNPYWVMPTVAAVTIWWTNGFNVLLFIAGLRNISSDFYEAAALDGATRWQQFRKVTWPLLWPVTALVLTLQLILQLKIFDQIYLLSSGGPFNSSYVLLLMVYREAFQLNHGGYASAVALILFVVIMVVSVLQFQLLRAGGRR